Proteins found in one Brachyspira murdochii DSM 12563 genomic segment:
- a CDS encoding energy-coupling factor transporter transmembrane component T family protein, whose protein sequence is MTKRFDPRTIFLSTLFLAVSLVVMNKINQTIFCALAIILHVLLIGINIKNIIKIFIASIWLLLSIILINYFLIGRNIDYIANTAFRLFGIIILAAAVLSSMDIMDIGFAIEKIFYPLKYIKIPIESISIIIALSLKFIPLIKDEALRIRKAQKARGLDYQLMPIGEKITNSANLFIPIVILAIQSSVKTAVAMEVRGYSAPCDKTRLYESFIKVKDILYISFSILFLIFIILVRLNIIKILDNIKL, encoded by the coding sequence ATGACAAAAAGATTTGACCCAAGAACTATTTTTTTATCCACATTATTTTTAGCTGTATCATTAGTAGTAATGAATAAAATAAATCAAACTATATTCTGTGCTTTAGCTATAATTTTGCATGTACTTCTTATAGGAATAAATATTAAAAATATTATAAAAATATTTATAGCATCTATATGGCTTTTACTTTCAATTATATTAATTAATTATTTTTTGATAGGAAGAAATATAGATTATATAGCAAATACAGCTTTCAGATTATTTGGAATTATAATACTTGCAGCAGCAGTTCTATCATCTATGGATATAATGGATATAGGCTTTGCCATAGAAAAAATATTTTATCCTTTGAAATATATAAAAATACCAATAGAAAGCATAAGCATTATAATAGCATTATCATTAAAGTTTATACCATTAATAAAAGATGAAGCTTTAAGAATAAGAAAAGCTCAAAAAGCAAGGGGACTTGATTATCAATTAATGCCCATAGGAGAGAAAATAACTAATTCAGCCAATCTTTTTATACCAATAGTAATTTTGGCAATACAGTCATCAGTAAAAACAGCCGTTGCTATGGAAGTGAGAGGATACAGTGCTCCTTGTGACAAGACAAGATTATATGAATCATTTATCAAAGTAAAAGACATTTTATATATATCATTTAGCATTTTATTTTTAATATTTATTATTTTAGTGAGGCTTAATATAATAAAAATACTAGATAATATCAAACTATAA
- a CDS encoding CD3073 family putative ECF transporter S component, which produces MKTKAYSLTFCAIGVALNIVLSFIAKHLSIPFVFFDVMGTVLSGAVLGPLYGAITGFVTNLITSMVNNPAELPYAIVNMMIGIITGFISIKFGFKLPTAIITGVILAVAAPLVGTPITVILYGGLAGGTMDIMTGFLIQSGQKIFTSAFIPRIISNIIDKPLSCIIAYIIILRMPSSLLSKITTNKKLLAQKNAASSKDEDIDNE; this is translated from the coding sequence ATGAAAACAAAAGCGTATTCATTAACTTTTTGTGCTATAGGCGTAGCATTAAACATAGTGCTTTCATTCATAGCAAAACACTTAAGTATCCCATTTGTATTTTTTGATGTAATGGGTACAGTATTAAGCGGTGCAGTACTAGGACCATTATACGGAGCAATTACTGGATTTGTTACCAATCTAATTACTTCTATGGTTAATAATCCTGCAGAACTGCCTTATGCTATTGTCAATATGATGATAGGTATAATAACAGGATTTATTTCTATTAAATTCGGATTCAAACTTCCTACAGCTATAATAACAGGTGTAATACTCGCTGTTGCAGCTCCATTAGTAGGAACTCCTATAACAGTAATATTATACGGCGGATTAGCTGGAGGAACTATGGATATTATGACTGGATTCTTAATTCAAAGCGGTCAGAAAATATTTACTTCTGCATTTATACCTAGAATAATATCTAATATCATAGACAAGCCTTTATCTTGTATAATAGCATATATTATAATTTTAAGAATGCCTAGCTCTCTTCTCTCTAAAATAACTACAAATAAAAAATTATTAGCTCAAAAAAATGCTGCTTCTTCAAAAGATGAGGATATAGATAATGAATAG
- a CDS encoding ATP-binding cassette domain-containing protein produces MEICLKNLNAGYIISKKEKKLITENLNAVFESGKFHFLAGVSGSGKSTLLETICLLIKKISGEILFDNKNIEDKNNLKEFRQSSGIMLQYTEKQFFNNTVREEITFNLKRQKLDNKEINKKLKETLEILNIDKKILKASPFEISGGQKRTIALASIIITSPKILFLDEPTAGLDFESKSTFMNTIKNLNKTSNITIIQSSHILDDIIEYGDYVFIINKNKKYIQGKPKDLLFSKDILKEYNLIEPEIFLYMEELKKLGMNNIDNISNAYELIQKLFY; encoded by the coding sequence ATGGAAATATGTTTAAAAAACTTAAATGCAGGATACATAATAAGCAAAAAAGAAAAAAAACTAATAACTGAAAATTTAAATGCAGTATTTGAAAGCGGAAAATTTCATTTTTTGGCAGGAGTATCTGGAAGCGGAAAATCTACACTTCTTGAAACTATATGCCTGCTTATAAAAAAAATATCAGGCGAAATATTATTTGATAATAAGAATATAGAAGATAAAAATAATCTAAAAGAGTTTAGACAATCATCTGGAATAATGCTTCAGTACACAGAAAAACAATTTTTTAATAATACAGTAAGAGAAGAAATAACATTTAATCTAAAAAGACAAAAACTTGATAATAAAGAAATTAATAAAAAATTAAAAGAAACTTTGGAAATATTAAATATTGATAAAAAAATATTAAAAGCCTCCCCATTTGAAATAAGCGGCGGACAGAAAAGAACAATAGCACTAGCCTCTATAATAATAACTTCTCCAAAAATATTATTTTTAGATGAACCTACAGCAGGACTTGACTTTGAAAGTAAAAGCACATTCATGAATACTATAAAAAATTTAAATAAAACTTCTAATATTACTATTATACAGTCATCTCATATACTAGATGATATAATAGAATACGGCGATTATGTTTTTATTATTAATAAAAATAAAAAATATATTCAAGGAAAGCCTAAAGATTTATTATTTTCAAAAGATATACTTAAAGAATATAATCTAATAGAACCTGAAATTTTCTTATATATGGAAGAGCTTAAAAAATTAGGAATGAATAATATTGATAATATATCAAATGCTTATGAATTAATACAAAAATTATTTTATTAA
- a CDS encoding energy-coupling factor ABC transporter ATP-binding protein: protein MSKAVEFKNVCFSYIQDDNENYFLNNINLSIDENSYLALIGKNGSGKSTLIKLMFGIEKANKGEIKIFDMNINEKAYEIYKIASLVFQNPDDQIVADTIELDIAFTMENYSIPSKEMHKRIDEVLEIVELSNKRKDKVHSLSGGEKQRLCIASSLVLNPKILVLDEPTSMLDAENRMKVIEVLNKIHSMGTTIIIVTHHINEIEHCNEVVFMDNGSVSFKGSSDEFVRALIKNDEFHKLNMPINFKLAYELYKNKNVLIDKDIFNYKKVCESLWKYV from the coding sequence ATGAGTAAAGCTGTAGAGTTTAAAAATGTATGTTTTTCATATATTCAAGATGATAATGAAAACTACTTTCTTAACAATATTAATCTCTCTATTGATGAAAACAGTTATTTAGCACTTATTGGAAAAAATGGAAGCGGAAAATCTACATTAATAAAACTTATGTTTGGAATAGAAAAAGCAAATAAAGGCGAAATAAAAATATTTGATATGAATATAAATGAAAAGGCATACGAAATATATAAAATAGCAAGCCTAGTTTTTCAAAATCCTGATGATCAAATAGTAGCAGACACTATAGAACTTGATATTGCTTTTACTATGGAAAATTATTCTATACCAAGCAAAGAAATGCATAAAAGAATAGATGAAGTACTTGAAATAGTGGAACTTTCAAATAAAAGAAAAGATAAAGTACATTCATTATCAGGAGGAGAAAAACAAAGACTATGTATAGCTTCATCTTTGGTATTAAATCCTAAAATACTTGTATTAGATGAACCTACATCTATGCTTGATGCTGAAAATAGAATGAAAGTAATTGAAGTATTAAATAAAATACATTCAATGGGTACTACTATAATTATAGTAACTCATCATATTAATGAAATAGAGCATTGCAATGAGGTTGTATTTATGGATAATGGAAGTGTATCTTTTAAAGGCTCTTCAGATGAATTTGTAAGGGCTTTAATAAAAAATGATGAGTTTCATAAGCTGAATATGCCTATTAATTTTAAGTTGGCTTATGAATTATATAAAAATAAAAATGTATTAATAGATAAAGATATTTTTAACTATAAAAAGGTTTGTGAAAGTTTATGGAAATATGTTTAA
- a CDS encoding CD3072 family TudS-related putative desulfidase has product MNRSKKLAVLSHCILNQNAVVKGEYKNMNVFFSFVQKLFENNIGILQLPCPETECYGLKRWGHVKEQFNNSGYKKYARETLNSFVNTLKEYIDNGYEIIGIYGIAGSPSCGVNLTCSADWEGEVGLYKDKEDITSRVKMINESGIFMEMFKSILKENNINIPFYDVDDYLKK; this is encoded by the coding sequence ATGAATAGGTCAAAAAAATTGGCTGTATTATCGCATTGCATATTAAATCAAAATGCTGTTGTCAAAGGAGAATACAAGAATATGAATGTATTTTTTTCATTTGTACAAAAGCTATTTGAAAATAATATAGGAATACTTCAGCTTCCATGCCCTGAAACAGAATGTTACGGATTAAAAAGATGGGGACATGTAAAAGAACAATTCAATAACTCCGGATATAAAAAATATGCTAGAGAAACTCTAAATTCATTTGTGAATACTCTTAAAGAATATATTGACAATGGATATGAAATAATAGGAATATACGGAATAGCTGGAAGTCCTAGCTGCGGAGTTAATCTTACATGTTCTGCTGACTGGGAAGGAGAAGTTGGACTTTATAAAGATAAAGAAGATATTACATCAAGAGTAAAAATGATAAATGAAAGCGGTATATTTATGGAAATGTTTAAATCTATACTAAAAGAAAATAATATAAATATACCTTTTTATGATGTTGATGATTATTTAAAAAAATAG
- a CDS encoding TVP38/TMEM64 family protein has protein sequence MEQSNVSNKKSIIKKVILILIILLAVLSYFFIPEVNSNLNTIFKMFASGDFNVVKEFVASYGHYAMAVSFILMVLQSVIAPLPAFLLTFANANLFGWKAGALLSWSSAMAGAAVCFYIARILGRDFVEKLTSKTGLKQIDEFFEKYGKQSVLIARLLPFISFDIVSYAAGLTPMNFLSFFIATGIGQLPATIVYSYVGGMLTGGAKLFVTGLLILFALSAFIILLRQIYKNKKDKTQKAEDKVENNNEVKN, from the coding sequence ATGGAACAGTCAAATGTTTCAAATAAAAAATCAATAATAAAAAAAGTAATTTTGATATTAATAATTTTGCTTGCAGTACTTTCCTATTTTTTTATACCAGAAGTAAATAGTAATCTTAATACTATATTTAAAATGTTTGCATCTGGTGATTTTAATGTGGTAAAGGAATTTGTAGCCTCTTACGGGCATTATGCTATGGCAGTTTCATTTATACTTATGGTACTTCAATCTGTAATAGCCCCCTTGCCTGCATTTTTACTCACATTTGCAAATGCTAATTTATTCGGCTGGAAGGCTGGGGCATTATTATCTTGGTCTAGTGCTATGGCGGGAGCGGCAGTATGTTTTTATATAGCAAGAATATTAGGAAGAGATTTTGTTGAAAAACTTACAAGCAAGACTGGATTAAAACAAATAGATGAATTTTTTGAAAAATATGGAAAACAAAGTGTACTTATAGCTAGGCTTCTTCCTTTTATATCTTTTGATATAGTAAGCTATGCTGCAGGATTGACACCAATGAATTTTTTAAGTTTTTTTATAGCCACTGGAATAGGACAGCTTCCTGCTACAATAGTATATTCATATGTAGGCGGCATGCTTACAGGAGGTGCCAAACTATTTGTTACTGGACTTTTAATATTGTTTGCATTATCTGCATTTATAATTTTATTAAGACAGATATATAAAAATAAAAAAGATAAAACTCAAAAAGCTGAAGATAAAGTTGAAAATAATAATGAAGTTAAAAACTAA